CGACACTCATCCCCACATTTAACAAAAACGACGTAAGAGCGAAACGCCCTATATGTGGAATATGTTGCCCTGCAAGGGATACATCGTAAAGATGTTTGATACAAGGTGGAAACGCTATGCTCGTTGTTCCCCGCGGTAACTCCTCTATCCGTATTTCCTCCTTATGTTTCACTAGAAGTTGTCCTAGACGCTCAACCCTCTGCCGAATAGGAATAGGCAGGTCAACTTCTCTTTCACTTTCAAGCTTGCCTTGGATATGTTTTTGAATTTCTTCTTGTAGCAGTCGCGCGGCCTCTTCTCTGCTTAAATAAATTTCTCCTCCTATCATAACTCGATTCACAAGTTTCCACTTATCCTCATGAAAAACGCAGGCATTCCTTAGGAAATCGACGAAATGTAGAGCGAAATCGTATATTTGTGGGATAATGGCGACGTTTAATGATCTAATTCTCCAATTGAACGTCCCCATCGCTATGGCAATCAGTTTTTCCTCATTCTCAAATTTTAATAGACTATATGCGCGTTTGGCTTCAGCTAATGCGTATCTTCTTTTTAAAAAAGAGTCGCCTATAGCTTTTACCAAAATTATGGATACTGGAAAAGAAAGTATCTCGATGTCATCATTATGCCATGTTTCACTTACTATGCCGTAGAGAATTGCTTCCTCTATCCGTTTCTCAGCCCGATTTAAAATTTGGATGTAGGCTGGGCTTGCCAAATCATTGAGGTTTAATCCTAAACTTCTGACATACTTTGCAGCCTCAATAGTGAATGAGTATTTTGCTAAATCACTTTTTGTATTTAGCATAATTACACACAAGAAATAAAATACGATGAAGCTTACTAAATGTCTTTACTTATGATTTTGCTGGGTTAATTTAGCGAAGAGTAATCACTCAGTTTCAATGCGTGGGGCAAGTAAATAGCTCAGTTTACCTTGTTGCGCTAGTTCGAAATCAATTCTTATTGGCATATTTGACGAGAACTCAACTGTTGCGATGGCAGAGGCTATTGAGGCAGCCTTAATTATTTCTGCGAGATAGTTTAAGCTAAATGTCGCTTTCGATTCCTCTTTGACTTCAAGGCTTAGAAGAGTGTCGCTATTTTTTTCCAGCTCGATGGTTACGCTTCCGAGATCGCCAGTTGCTCTTAAAACGAATTTTCCCGGTAAGGCTTCAAGACGTACGTGGTCGCTGACGGTTGCGGCGTCCTCTACGGCCTGTTTAAGGCAATCTGTTGTTATTCTTGCTTTAGCGTTAAAAGAGATTTTTGGTGTAGGGGCTTCTTCGCCGGTGGTCTCAAGTGTTGCCATGCTGAAGGTCCTAACATATTTCCCTTGCAATCGAAGATTTAACCGCCCAGTTTGCTCATCTAATGAGAGTTCAAGGGTCTCATCGCTCCCTGCTCCTCGGAGTAATTTTAACATTTCACCTATGTTTACGCAAATTTTCATTGGCTGGTCACATTGGTATTCTTCAAAAGCTGTCTTCGGCAAAGCGAAATCCACCATCGCAACGTGAGATGGATCCATAGCACGTAGCGTGATTCCTTCTTCATTCACATTAAAGGTAGCCTCGTCGATGAGAGTTGAGATCGCGGTCATCAAGTTACGCCAAAGCCTCGCATCGGTTAATTTAACCTTAAACAACGCGTGAGTCCTTCCTTAAGCTTCTATCAATTAACATTCAAATTAACCTAAAAACCTATTTGAAGAAGCTTTAAGGATGTCGCATATGAAGCTACGAATATTCCCGCCAAGTATAAGAACAACGCGTGCAACGGAAAAATTGTGTTGGCGATTCGTCGCTACCGCGCGTTTGTACCATCCAGCAGTAAGCCTCGGTGTTGCCGCATTTGGGGCATTCAATTTTGGTTGTTGGCATTGTTTTTAGTTTGCTGATTTCCTTGTCGATTATTGCTATTTGTTCTTCAGGTCCGTGTTCAATTGTCTTTGGGGCGGTTGCTGTTTTTGAGGTTACTTCTTTTTCATAGCCGCATTTTGGGCAGACAAGATTAACTTTGGTTTTTCCTTTAGTCTTAGGCTTGGGGATTAGCCGCATACCGTCTTTTGGGCAAAACTCCATCTTTTCACCGTCGCATTCGTTGAGATTCTATGTAATTTAAACTTTTTGTCATTTCCTTCGTTCAGGAAAGAATGTTTAGCCATCAAGACTGAGGCCGAGTTTTGTATCGTGAGACGGCTTGCGCAATTATGTGTGCTACACGAATTGGTTCAGGGATGCTGCTATGGGTACAAACCATCTTTATAATTTTCTTGGCGTCATCCTCGAGTATCCCTGCTATTTGAAAGCGAATTGGTTCTGCGCCGGTTTTTGTTACTACAGATAGAATTGGACCAGCGTCTTCAATAGCCCTCCATCGCAATTCCCAATTTGATAGTTTAGTTAGCGCGGCTTTGATGCTTGTTAAGTCAGGTTTTTCCTTTGTTAGAGCTATAACGGAAAGTTGGGTATTTTTGTTTAGCTCTTTAATATTAATAACGTTAAAACCTCCGAAGGTGATGCCGTTAAGCATCAGCACTCTAAGCTGATCGTAATGTGGAGAGTTTATGACCATGTCTGTAATTTTCTCTGTGGCGTCAAGCCCATCTACTTGCACCTCAGTGCGTAGAACACCTTCAAGCCAGTAACCACCGCGAAAAACAACTCCAATGACGTCTACCATGTTCCTTGAATGCGGAATAAATTTTCCATCATCGAGACCAAGTATGCGAATTTCAGGTTTAATTTCGCGAAACCTTGCCACTTCTACTTTTCCCATCATACTTTTACTCTTCTGGTTATTTCTTCTAACAATAGAGTAAAAGCCTCTACATGATTACCCCTGCTAGCCGTTATGAATTTTACAGTTTCTTCAAGGGATATAGCTCCCTTTAGCCATGCGTACACGATTAGAGCCTCGGCAGCGTCTCCTTGGGAGTGCCTATCTAACCGTGAGGGTAGGAGTTTTCTTAAACGTGTCTTTTTTAGTGCCTCAGCTAATATCTCGCTGCTGACCTTGGCACCAGTTGGTTCGCCACATATTTCTGTAAGGGCCAAAGAGTAGACAAAGTTTACATACGCATCTCCAAGTTTCGCCAATTTTTTATCCATAAGAATTTTGCGTAAGTCTTGGTGATTATAAATTCCCGCAGGTTTTTCTTGATAACGAGAGAACATAAAACGCGCCGAACTAAGTTTTTTCAGTTTTTATCGCCTTTAAGAAAGCATTTCGAAACTCTTCAGTTGTATCGCCTAGTCGTTCCGCAGCCTTAATCAATATCCTTTCGGGCTTTTGACGCCCTGAGGTGCGAAGATAAAATATTGGATGCGCGATAAGCGGATGAGAAATATCGTATCCGACGAATTCAACAGCTTTCTCATCAAGTAGAGCTTTACGAAGAGCATTACAAAAAGAGTGCCCTTCGCCCTCTATTTTAAATTTTAACTCATTTACAGTTTTCTTTAAGAGAAAAATTTTCATTTTTTCCCCTCGCATATTTATAACTAAATTTCTCCTGTACCGTAATCCTCGGCAATTTTCCTACTTTCAATATTTTTACAGACTTGACACTGAAGGATATCACCCTTCCTGGATAGGGGGAAACCGCAACGGGAACAAAATGCAAAAAGAACCCCTAAAGATTTATCGACTGTTGATAAATGATATGTCATGTTTTTATCGCTGACAACTCTCGCACGCACAATATCACCAGGTTTAAAAGCGTCGTACATGGTTTTAATGTAGTCTTCACTTGCAGTTGAAATGTGAATGATTCCTGTGAAGACACCCGGCACATCTCTTTTTCCTATTTTTAAAATTCTTACACTGACGCTTTTTTCTTGCGTGTTAGAGACTTGTCCTATGACTATACTTCCTTCATAGGGAAGTATAGGCGGGCGTACGCGTGGGTAAACTGAAATAATCTTATTAGGTATGTCAACTAGCGCATGCCCAGTAATTAACGAATAAATTAATCCATCCTTGACGAATGTCCCTCGACCAGGCAAAAATTCTTCAATTACACCTAGTTTATCGCCGGGAGTTACAAATTGCCCGCTCCTTTCTTCCTTTCTTTTTGACATGCTGATTCCTCTTGTAATGAATGGAGTGAATATAACGTACCTTTGTAGCTTGTCCTCCATGAGTTTTAATCTAAATGTTGATTTTCTTTGCCAGTTTTATGCTACGGAAGCCTATTAACCTTCCCTTTAATCGTGGTTAAAATGTCCTATTTTAGCGGCAGCTGTCTACTGATAGGTTAAAAGAGGCGCTTTTATTATTAGTTGTGTTAACTTTTTGTGCATACAGTGGGCTAACTTGATAATGGTAGGTAATTGTGATTTTACGTAAGAAAAAACTTGAGATCGTCTTAAGTAAGTTGGATACCATTCCATCTCCAAGTCTTAGACTTGAACAGTATACAATTCCGCCTAAGTTAGCTGCTGAACTCCTTTATATAGCAGGATTCATTTACCAAGACATCCCTAACAAGAATGTTGCAGATTTAGGGACTGGGAGTGGACTCTTAGCCATCGGTGCGGGCCTAATTGGAGCTAATTATGTTGTTGGGGTTGATATTGATTCTACTGCCATAAAAGTCGCACGCCAGAATGCTAAAAAACTTTCAGTTGATGTAGAATGGGTAGTCGCAGATGTTGAGGCAATAAAAGGCCCCTTTGACACGATAATCATGAATCCACCTTTCGGGACAAAAAGAAGGCATATGGACCGGGTCTTCCTCTTAAAAGCGATGAGAACAGCTAGAGTCGTATACTCACTACATAAACAAACTACGCGTCGATTTCTACGCCATTTCATCGAGTTAAATCGCGGTTTAGTTGATGCCATATTTCCAATGGAGTTAGAAATTCCATACGTGTTTCCATTTCATACTAGAAAGAAATATACAGTAAATGTGGATCTGTACCGAATACTTACGAATCACGGACGGTAAAACGATTTAGAGACTCTGATCACCATTTTTAGGTTGTTTCCTTACAAATTTATTTTGCATAAGCGCCCCAATCGATTTTTCCGAGCATAACTTTAACTTCTTCAGGAGTTAGAACTGGCTTTTGGAATCTTGCCGCGTCGTCAATAGCTACACGAGGACAAGCTGTATCAACAAATGCCTCTATATCTTTAAAAGCCATTAAAATCTCTGGAGTGATTTCGCGCACACTTAATATTACTGCTTCTTTACCTGCCTTGAGCAGTTGATTTTTAATTGACGTGGCCTCCCGATAGTTTTTTTGACCTACTTTAACACCGAGAAGCACCCCAAAATTCTTCATCTCCCTAGCCTTAGAGATTGTTGCCCATCGTTGCCTCAGTATTTTGCGTTTTAAATCGTCGATTGCCTTTGCTTTGTTAGTATACGGATCTGCTGCTACAACTGGTTTGCCTGTATTTAATGCGATCCCCAGGGGATGAAAGTCGCCGCCTCCGACAAATACAATTGCGTCAACCTGGCTAGAAATAGATTTGACTGTAGTAAAGTCACATCCGAGGACTTGTCCATCATATTTAATGCGTCCTTTAGCTGGACCAATTACGACAAGTTTCTTGGCCTCCTCAAGAATTTTTCTAGCCTCTGTGAGCTGATGAACGTGCTGAGCAGTAGTGGCTAATCCTATTCTAGCGAAGTTTTTAAGCAACGGAATACTTGCCTTTACCGCCGCTTGAACATCTTCAGTGGCTCTTGCTTCTAGATAGAGTACAGGTATTGGCGTATGTTTTAGGTATGGAGTATGCCCATAATGTACAATTAGGTGAACATTTAACCTTAAAGCCTCATCTAAGGCTAGGTCACAACCTCCATAACAGGAATCCGCTGAAACAAATACTATAGCCCCAGTCTTACTCTCTATCAAACGAGAAAGAGCAAAGGCCTCTGTCTTTAGCCCTTCCGGAAATTGAATAAGAACTTTTTTGGCTTTTCGCTTCATGAGTTCTGAGACTAAGCGATCTTCCTCAAAGTTGAACATCTTTACAACGCCAATTGTAGTTATATATAAAACTCGCTTGTTAAGCTGCGGCGGTTTTTATGCCTTCTTCTATCTTAATTTGGCATCTAGTTGGGAGTTTACTAGCACCGTGTTTAAGGGCTTCTTTTGCCGTCTCCAAGCCGTTTTCATTCACATAAACTTCAACCAATGGCTGGCCAGCCCTAACTCGTGCCGCAGCTCCGACTGGTTTGCCGAAAGAGCGCCGCATACCTTCTTGCAACCTATCCGCACCTGCAAATGCCATCATCTTATTTTCTCTGAGGATGTGATGTGGATAAACGCAGACTTTTAGGCGATATCCTGCTTCACCAAGTTTATCAAAAAGAACCTTGTTTATTGCAATGCGTGCAGCTTCTAACGCATTATGACGGATCTGTACATCGTTAAGGGATATTAATAATGCTCGGTATGCAAAGGTACCACTTGTATTTCCCATGGTAAACTTAGTGATTTTTGGAGGAGGAGACCCGTGAATGAATTTTTTCCGCGTATACGCCATACCGCGTATTGCACGATAATTCTTACCCTTCATTTTTAATCACCAGTGATGTAAAGTTGCCAATGAATCTAGCATATCGGACATTTCAGCGGTATTTAAACTTTCATAAGATATTAATCGAAGGAACCTTATTTTTAAAGCGAGATAGGGGAAAATTAAATCTTTGAGAGTTTATGGTCACGAATTTACCCGCGGTATGTAAAGCAAAATGGGCAAAGGTTGCTCTTGCCAAAACCCCGCAGGAAAAAATCCAACTATTGCAAGATTTCTATTCTTCAATCCCAAAACATAAGGGAACTAGTAAGCTATGTGCCAATATTAAACGGCAAATTGCTACACTCAAGGCCCAAGTTGAAGAGGAACGAAGAAGAGGCAGACCCCATGGAAAAGGATGGTTTATTAAAAAACAAGGGGCAGCACAAATAGTCATTTTAGGTCTTACGAAGGTAGGTAAAAGCAGTCTCCTTTCCTCTGTGACAAACGCTAAACCTCTAATTTCCGAGTATCCATTCACTACTACTGAGCCAATTACTGGAATGTTCCCTTTTGAGGATCTGCAATTCCAATTAGTAGAGTGCCCTGCATTAACTGCGGGAGCATCGGAAGGCGCAGGTTGGGGATTAAAAGTCTTAGCATTGGCACGAAATGCTGACGGCTTAATTATCATGATCGATCTGAGTAAAGACCCGTGTGAACAATTCCAATTGATTAAAGAGGAATTGGAAAACGCTAGGATTTTGATCGAGAAACCGCAGGCTAGAGTGGAAATCGAGAAGGGTATGGTCGGAGCTGGTATTCAGATAGTTGGAAGATTAGCTGATTGCACAGCAAATGATGTAAAACAGTTACTACAAAGTTATGGAGTTCAGACAGCGCTTGTAAAGGTTTATGGTAAAGCAACTTTAGATGATGTTGAAGACGCGGTTTTGGAGAGCACTGTGTATAAACCTACAGTAATTGTTGCAAATAAGGCGGACGTTAACCAAGTTGAAGCAAATGTAAATCGATTAAAAGAAGCCATCGGTAATAGATTTAAAATTCTTATAGTGTCTTGCAAATGTGGGCTAGGCCTAGATGACTTGGGTGAAACTATTTTCCAAGCTCTTGATATCATAAGAGTTTATACGAAGGAACCTAATGAGGAAAATCCATCTCCGAGACCAATCGTCATGAAAAATGGCGTAACAGTCATAGAAGTTGCAAAGAGTATTCATACCTTCCTCTATAGGAATTTTAAGTACGCACGAATCTGGGGATCTAGTAAGTATCCGGGGGAGAAGGTTGGAGGAGAGCATATTCTAAAGGATAAAGATGTAGTTGAGATTCATACGAAATGATGGAAAAATAATTTCATTAAGAGAATTAGGTTTTCTCTGCGAGAATTAACATTAGGGTTTCAAAGTCCATTCTTTCTTCAGCGATTACGCGTACATTTAACTTAAGCTTGCGTAAATTTTCAACAGTTTTATCGACATCTGAAAGAGTTGATTGGAGAAGGAGAATTCTGCCGTTTTCTTTTAAGTATTTTGGCGCTTCATTAACAAAGCGGTCGATAACTTCACGTCCGTTTTTGCCCCCTGACCAAGCTTTTTCAAGCCATTCTTCCTTAGTTTCTTCCACAGGAAGATATGGCGAATTGAAAATTATAAGGTTGAATTTTTCATTTGC
The nucleotide sequence above comes from Candidatus Bathyarchaeota archaeon. Encoded proteins:
- the pcn gene encoding proliferating cell nuclear antigen (pcna), translated to MFKVKLTDARLWRNLMTAISTLIDEATFNVNEEGITLRAMDPSHVAMVDFALPKTAFEEYQCDQPMKICVNIGEMLKLLRGAGSDETLELSLDEQTGRLNLRLQGKYVRTFSMATLETTGEEAPTPKISFNAKARITTDCLKQAVEDAATVSDHVRLEALPGKFVLRATGDLGSVTIELEKNSDTLLSLEVKEESKATFSLNYLAEIIKAASIASAIATVEFSSNMPIRIDFELAQQGKLSYLLAPRIETE
- a CDS encoding transcription factor S, which produces MEFCPKDGMRLIPKPKTKGKTKVNLVCPKCGYEKEVTSKTATAPKTIEHGPEEQIAIIDKEISKLKTMPTTKIECPKCGNTEAYCWMVQTRGSDESPTQFFRCTRCSYTWREYS
- a CDS encoding DUF99 family protein translates to MMGKVEVARFREIKPEIRILGLDDGKFIPHSRNMVDVIGVVFRGGYWLEGVLRTEVQVDGLDATEKITDMVINSPHYDQLRVLMLNGITFGGFNVINIKELNKNTQLSVIALTKEKPDLTSIKAALTKLSNWELRWRAIEDAGPILSVVTKTGAEPIRFQIAGILEDDAKKIIKMVCTHSSIPEPIRVAHIIAQAVSRYKTRPQS
- a CDS encoding DNA-directed RNA polymerase subunit L, yielding MKIFLLKKTVNELKFKIEGEGHSFCNALRKALLDEKAVEFVGYDISHPLIAHPIFYLRTSGRQKPERILIKAAERLGDTTEEFRNAFLKAIKTEKT
- a CDS encoding exosome complex RNA-binding protein Csl4 translates to MSKRKEERSGQFVTPGDKLGVIEEFLPGRGTFVKDGLIYSLITGHALVDIPNKIISVYPRVRPPILPYEGSIVIGQVSNTQEKSVSVRILKIGKRDVPGVFTGIIHISTASEDYIKTMYDAFKPGDIVRARVVSDKNMTYHLSTVDKSLGVLFAFCSRCGFPLSRKGDILQCQVCKNIESRKIAEDYGTGEI
- a CDS encoding 50S ribosomal protein L11 methyltransferase; the protein is MILRKKKLEIVLSKLDTIPSPSLRLEQYTIPPKLAAELLYIAGFIYQDIPNKNVADLGTGSGLLAIGAGLIGANYVVGVDIDSTAIKVARQNAKKLSVDVEWVVADVEAIKGPFDTIIMNPPFGTKRRHMDRVFLLKAMRTARVVYSLHKQTTRRFLRHFIELNRGLVDAIFPMELEIPYVFPFHTRKKYTVNVDLYRILTNHGR
- the dph2 gene encoding diphthamide biosynthesis enzyme Dph2, translating into MFNFEEDRLVSELMKRKAKKVLIQFPEGLKTEAFALSRLIESKTGAIVFVSADSCYGGCDLALDEALRLNVHLIVHYGHTPYLKHTPIPVLYLEARATEDVQAAVKASIPLLKNFARIGLATTAQHVHQLTEARKILEEAKKLVVIGPAKGRIKYDGQVLGCDFTTVKSISSQVDAIVFVGGGDFHPLGIALNTGKPVVAADPYTNKAKAIDDLKRKILRQRWATISKAREMKNFGVLLGVKVGQKNYREATSIKNQLLKAGKEAVILSVREITPEILMAFKDIEAFVDTACPRVAIDDAARFQKPVLTPEEVKVMLGKIDWGAYAK
- a CDS encoding 50S ribosomal protein L16, which produces MKGKNYRAIRGMAYTRKKFIHGSPPPKITKFTMGNTSGTFAYRALLISLNDVQIRHNALEAARIAINKVLFDKLGEAGYRLKVCVYPHHILRENKMMAFAGADRLQEGMRRSFGKPVGAAARVRAGQPLVEVYVNENGLETAKEALKHGASKLPTRCQIKIEEGIKTAAA
- a CDS encoding 50S ribosome-binding GTPase produces the protein MVTNLPAVCKAKWAKVALAKTPQEKIQLLQDFYSSIPKHKGTSKLCANIKRQIATLKAQVEEERRRGRPHGKGWFIKKQGAAQIVILGLTKVGKSSLLSSVTNAKPLISEYPFTTTEPITGMFPFEDLQFQLVECPALTAGASEGAGWGLKVLALARNADGLIIMIDLSKDPCEQFQLIKEELENARILIEKPQARVEIEKGMVGAGIQIVGRLADCTANDVKQLLQSYGVQTALVKVYGKATLDDVEDAVLESTVYKPTVIVANKADVNQVEANVNRLKEAIGNRFKILIVSCKCGLGLDDLGETIFQALDIIRVYTKEPNEENPSPRPIVMKNGVTVIEVAKSIHTFLYRNFKYARIWGSSKYPGEKVGGEHILKDKDVVEIHTK
- a CDS encoding methyltransferase, whose amino-acid sequence is MKEIFYKGYIFKIFDQVYMPSDDTFLLAKYLHINPGEIVLDMGTGCGILAILAAEKAQKVIGVDINPHAIKCAIENAKLNGVDTRKIVFRQGNLFEPISANEKFNLIIFNSPYLPVEETKEEWLEKAWSGGKNGREVIDRFVNEAPKYLKENGRILLLQSTLSDVDKTVENLRKLKLNVRVIAEERMDFETLMLILAEKT